One window from the genome of Fusobacterium varium encodes:
- the csm2 gene encoding type III-A CRISPR-associated protein Csm2, translating into MFNNSFNNNRGGKFTNSNPTPKMEYKFSKLGFTNAKGYLREELVTTEAEEIAQSLSSVSTAQLRAFFNEIKAMRNRLESNKSDENFERIYPLILIIKSKIQYRCNKDPKKLENLKNFLYAGIDEIQKQYKLGKGRETFENFAIFFETVVGYTYTK; encoded by the coding sequence AATTTACAAATTCAAACCCAACACCTAAAATGGAGTATAAGTTCAGCAAACTTGGGTTTACAAATGCTAAAGGATATCTACGTGAAGAATTAGTAACAACAGAAGCAGAAGAGATAGCTCAAAGTTTAAGTAGTGTATCAACAGCACAGTTAAGAGCATTTTTTAACGAGATAAAGGCTATGAGAAATAGATTAGAAAGTAATAAAAGCGATGAGAATTTCGAGAGAATCTATCCTCTTATATTGATAATAAAATCAAAAATTCAATATAGATGCAATAAAGATCCTAAAAAATTAGAAAATCTAAAAAACTTCTTATATGCTGGAATAGATGAAATTCAAAAACAATATAAACTTGGAAAAGGTAGAGAAACTTTTGAAAATTTTGCTATATTTTTTGAAACAGTAGTTGGATACACATATACAAAATAA
- the csm3 gene encoding type III-A CRISPR-associated RAMP protein Csm3, whose amino-acid sequence MRLKEIKTINGTIELVTGTRVGGSSDIIEIGGNDSPIVRNPLTKEPYIPGSSLKGKMRMLMEWIEGKIDPKGDVHNCGEAECPICRVFGRSAEKSEEAQSGPTRISVKDAYLTSESRDLLENLRERVGFDSEWKYENNINRLTSKATPRNSERVPAGVSFDFSITYKILDMNDDGKLDEKYFETIVLKSLKALLIEGIGGGVSRGNGQIKFTKLDVDGTSYIDKLENINI is encoded by the coding sequence ATGAGATTAAAAGAGATAAAAACAATTAATGGAACAATAGAATTAGTAACAGGAACAAGAGTTGGGGGAAGTTCAGATATTATAGAGATAGGAGGAAATGATAGTCCAATAGTTAGAAATCCATTAACAAAAGAACCATATATTCCTGGATCTTCATTAAAAGGTAAGATGAGAATGTTAATGGAGTGGATTGAAGGTAAGATAGATCCAAAAGGAGATGTACATAATTGTGGAGAAGCTGAATGTCCAATTTGTAGAGTATTTGGAAGAAGTGCTGAAAAAAGCGAAGAAGCACAATCTGGACCTACAAGAATAAGTGTAAAAGATGCTTACCTAACTAGTGAAAGTAGAGATTTGTTAGAAAACCTAAGAGAAAGAGTTGGATTTGATAGCGAGTGGAAATATGAAAATAATATAAATAGATTAACTTCTAAAGCTACTCCAAGAAACTCTGAAAGAGTACCAGCAGGGGTAAGCTTTGATTTCTCAATTACATATAAAATTTTAGATATGAATGATGATGGAAAATTAGATGAGAAATATTTTGAAACTATTGTGTTAAAAAGTCTAAAAGCTTTACTTATAGAGGGAATAGGTGGAGGAGTATCTCGTGGAAATGGACAGATAAAATTTACTAAATTAGATGTAGATGGTACTTCATATATAGATAAATTAGAGAATATCAATATTTAG
- the csm5 gene encoding type III-A CRISPR-associated RAMP protein Csm5 — translation MIKRDIENFRCQLTPLTPIHIGSGEELSSCDYIIKKNQFFRISLEDFYEKLDLKLKKEFLELIENNRFISIRKFVKDNYKEEYGYLYKTTVSEDIQEKYESKIGGATKKNEENLLSVFEFIGNYKGKYIPGSSLKGYIRTAYIANESENLNYNIMRNSKVKTAPFVSGAKEGGMDKEISAKALGLNSLEPKFDPFKNITITDSNILSSAITLGEVERANNKNASLPMGIHEVTKSLLGTGDNISFEFNLSIKNLSYDLSKKLIELSVTKGESIIKEVKEIYMDTLFEALRGMSNSVLKDDIQFFKATNNRKCLESCEKILEYSKTLKDNEVLIRLGKGSGFNSKTLNLFNSRKKEVHTRVVVDRFPVGWGILSYIED, via the coding sequence ATGATAAAGAGAGATATAGAGAATTTTAGATGTCAACTAACTCCTCTAACACCTATTCATATTGGAAGTGGTGAGGAGCTATCATCTTGTGATTATATAATAAAGAAAAATCAATTTTTCAGAATCTCATTAGAAGATTTCTATGAAAAGTTAGATTTAAAATTAAAAAAAGAATTTTTAGAATTGATAGAAAATAATAGATTTATAAGTATAAGAAAATTTGTAAAAGATAATTATAAAGAGGAATATGGTTATCTTTATAAGACAACTGTTTCAGAGGATATACAGGAAAAATATGAGAGTAAAATTGGTGGAGCTACCAAGAAAAATGAAGAAAATCTCTTGAGTGTATTTGAATTTATAGGAAATTATAAAGGTAAATATATTCCAGGAAGTAGTTTGAAGGGGTATATAAGAACTGCATATATAGCAAATGAGAGTGAAAACTTAAATTACAATATTATGAGAAATAGTAAGGTAAAAACAGCTCCTTTCGTTAGTGGTGCAAAAGAAGGGGGAATGGATAAGGAGATCTCTGCAAAAGCATTGGGCTTAAATAGTTTAGAGCCTAAATTTGATCCTTTTAAAAATATAACTATTACAGATAGTAATATTTTAAGTTCGGCTATTACTTTGGGAGAGGTAGAAAGAGCAAATAATAAAAATGCCTCTTTACCAATGGGAATACACGAGGTTACTAAATCTCTTTTAGGAACTGGGGATAATATCAGTTTTGAATTTAATTTGAGTATAAAAAATTTATCTTATGATTTATCAAAAAAACTTATTGAGCTATCAGTTACAAAAGGGGAAAGTATAATAAAAGAGGTAAAAGAAATTTATATGGATACTCTTTTTGAGGCATTAAGAGGTATGTCAAATAGTGTTTTAAAAGATGATATACAATTTTTTAAAGCAACAAATAATCGTAAATGTTTAGAAAGTTGTGAAAAAATCTTAGAATATTCTAAAACTTTAAAAGACAATGAGGTTTTGATTAGATTAGGAAAAGGAAGTGGCTTTAACTCTAAAACTTTAAATCTATTTAATAGCAGAAAAAAAGAGGTTCATACTAGAGTTGTTGTAGATAGATTTCCTGTTGGTTGGGGAATACTATCTTATATAGAAGATTAA
- the cas6 gene encoding CRISPR system precrRNA processing endoribonuclease RAMP protein Cas6: MICSFTLYLKPLEIGKKIRRYINYDTLSPFFKENGFSKEEIKKIVITNFLTKDRIIENKNYSLKISSIDENVIIKLFRVFFLKKLERSILKIGDSNFIVLNIYTSNRYSKQLDESNFSYREEYNNILSLKIVTPFVLKVGERFIPTLEPKYIIKNIEKKLAKSSIKEWKKYILKRETFNNIKIYNIENTNSVKINSELEGYGGEVQYILNCEKEEIYKIYFLFEFAFFSGIGYMSEKGYGQVEII; encoded by the coding sequence GTGATTTGTAGCTTTACATTATATTTAAAACCATTGGAGATTGGAAAAAAGATAAGAAGATATATAAACTATGATACTCTTTCTCCTTTTTTTAAAGAAAATGGGTTCAGTAAAGAGGAGATAAAGAAGATTGTTATCACTAATTTTCTAACAAAGGATAGAATTATAGAGAATAAGAATTACTCTTTAAAAATAAGTTCTATTGATGAAAATGTGATTATAAAATTATTTAGAGTTTTCTTTTTAAAAAAGTTAGAAAGATCTATTTTAAAAATAGGAGATTCTAATTTTATAGTTTTAAATATCTATACTAGTAATAGATATTCGAAGCAATTAGATGAGTCTAATTTTTCTTATAGGGAAGAGTACAACAACATTTTAAGTTTAAAAATTGTAACTCCCTTTGTTTTAAAAGTTGGAGAGAGATTTATTCCTACTTTAGAGCCAAAATATATAATAAAAAATATAGAAAAGAAGTTGGCCAAAAGTAGTATAAAAGAGTGGAAAAAATATATTCTAAAAAGAGAAACCTTTAACAATATAAAGATTTATAATATTGAAAATACTAATAGTGTAAAAATAAATAGTGAACTAGAGGGATATGGTGGAGAGGTACAATATATTTTAAATTGTGAAAAAGAAGAGATATATAAAATATATTTTTTATTTGAATTTGCTTTTTTCTCTGGAATTGGTTATATGTCTGAAAAAGGTTATGGACAAGTAGAGATAATATAA
- the ruvC gene encoding crossover junction endodeoxyribonuclease RuvC: MRVLGIDPGTAIVGYGVIDFEKGKYNVVDYGCIYTDKDLPMEQRLCEIYEQLTELIKKYSPEHMAVEELFYFKNNKTVISVGQARGVILLCGQQNGVKIQGYTPLQVKIGITGYGKAEKKQVQLMVQKFLGMKEIPKPDDAADALAIAFTHINSLNSSFGESLNLKLSTKNLPKEKLTAKEYRELLLGK; the protein is encoded by the coding sequence ATGAGAGTGCTTGGAATTGACCCGGGAACTGCTATTGTAGGTTATGGGGTAATTGATTTTGAAAAGGGAAAATACAATGTTGTAGATTACGGTTGCATATATACAGATAAAGATTTGCCAATGGAGCAGAGGCTTTGTGAAATATATGAGCAGCTTACAGAGCTTATAAAAAAATACTCCCCAGAGCATATGGCAGTTGAGGAGCTGTTTTACTTTAAAAATAATAAAACTGTTATATCTGTTGGACAGGCTAGAGGGGTAATCTTACTATGTGGACAACAAAATGGAGTTAAGATACAAGGTTATACACCTCTTCAAGTAAAGATAGGGATTACAGGTTATGGAAAAGCTGAAAAGAAACAGGTACAATTAATGGTACAAAAATTTTTAGGAATGAAAGAGATACCAAAACCAGATGATGCTGCTGATGCTTTAGCCATAGCATTTACACATATAAATTCATTAAATAGTAGTTTTGGTGAGAGTTTAAATTTGAAATTAAGTACAAAAAATCTGCCTAAAGAGAAATTAACAGCTAAGGAGTATAGAGAGCTTTTATTAGGAAAATAA
- a CDS encoding GNAT family N-acetyltransferase, which produces MMIRYGIDDIERAKDIWRENFTDSEEEIDFYFKTIYRDKNFLMLEEDGEIKASLHENPYDICFNRNILPSFYIVGVAVSPEYRGKGYMKKLLNHSLKNAFSNNRDIVFLSPINTEIYSNFGFGYISGLEEYELKLEDIPFNSINRDIEIKKAGEEDFNSIIELYNKKMKNTNIYLERDKEYFNRIKAEIENENGKIYVFYREKRITGYLMCYFREEEIFAREFFYSDIESAKTMLVFIKTFKEYYPNLKVATPQGSNFNFLFPNQLKVEKKENPFILARIINVKNILSYLDIKGINFNVKVRDNIIDKNNGVFSIEEDGSVKKLDNIDNWNIDIDIRDLATLVSGYMSIDDLVELEKIRVNNIDLKVLSNIFKKQKNYIQEFQ; this is translated from the coding sequence ATAATGATTAGATATGGAATAGATGATATAGAAAGAGCAAAAGATATATGGAGAGAAAATTTCACTGATAGTGAAGAGGAGATAGATTTTTATTTTAAAACTATATATAGAGATAAGAATTTTTTAATGTTAGAAGAGGATGGTGAGATAAAAGCATCTCTACATGAAAATCCATATGATATTTGTTTTAATAGAAATATTTTACCCTCTTTCTATATAGTTGGAGTGGCTGTTTCTCCAGAATATAGAGGGAAAGGGTATATGAAAAAGCTATTAAATCACAGTTTGAAAAATGCTTTTTCTAATAATAGAGATATAGTTTTTCTAAGTCCTATTAATACTGAAATATATAGTAACTTTGGTTTTGGGTATATCAGTGGTTTAGAAGAATATGAATTAAAATTAGAGGATATACCTTTTAATAGTATCAATAGAGATATTGAGATAAAAAAAGCTGGAGAAGAGGATTTTAATAGTATAATTGAACTGTATAATAAAAAGATGAAAAATACTAATATATATCTAGAAAGAGATAAAGAATATTTTAATAGAATAAAAGCAGAGATTGAAAATGAAAATGGTAAGATATATGTTTTTTATAGGGAGAAGAGGATAACAGGATATCTAATGTGCTACTTTAGAGAGGAAGAGATATTTGCTAGAGAGTTTTTCTATTCTGATATTGAAAGTGCTAAAACTATGTTGGTATTTATAAAAACTTTTAAAGAGTATTATCCAAATCTTAAAGTTGCCACTCCTCAAGGAAGTAATTTTAATTTTCTCTTTCCAAATCAATTAAAAGTAGAAAAAAAAGAGAATCCATTTATATTAGCTAGAATTATAAATGTAAAAAATATTCTTTCATATTTAGATATTAAAGGGATTAATTTTAATGTTAAAGTAAGAGATAATATAATAGATAAAAATAATGGTGTATTCTCAATAGAAGAAGATGGAAGTGTAAAAAAATTAGATAATATAGATAATTGGAATATAGATATTGATATAAGAGATTTAGCAACTCTTGTATCTGGATATATGAGTATTGATGATCTAGTAGAGTTGGAAAAAATTAGAGTCAATAATATAGACTTAAAAGTTTTAAGCAATATATTTAAAAAGCAAAAAAATTATATTCAAGAGTTTCAATAA
- a CDS encoding MurR/RpiR family transcriptional regulator, whose product MERIHRFFKENYRTLTKGEKKIAEYVIKNPKKVLVLSALDLGKEIGVSDASVLRFTKTVGFNKYTDFRNYIASELTEMTPDDRLIKNWDSFHTKSEIANKIVNADLKNIQEFLSNVDFKQIDEAIEIIDKGKKIYSIGMGSSRSISQFLYWQLKRLGYNTEAVNEGGLGLFETLSHSKKGDVVILFAFPRFLNDEIKAIKLAKERKIKTILITSNIFSEISFLSDVSFKVSVENNGFFNSYIVPMELCNIILTALFEKNKNSLMIEWKENSLIKDFLFAND is encoded by the coding sequence ATGGAGAGAATACATAGATTTTTTAAAGAGAATTATAGAACTTTAACTAAGGGAGAAAAGAAAATAGCTGAGTATGTTATTAAGAATCCTAAAAAAGTTTTAGTTCTTTCAGCATTGGATTTAGGTAAAGAGATTGGGGTTAGTGATGCCTCTGTTTTAAGATTTACTAAAACTGTTGGATTTAACAAATATACTGATTTTAGAAACTATATTGCAAGTGAGCTTACAGAGATGACTCCAGATGATAGATTAATAAAAAACTGGGATAGTTTCCACACTAAAAGTGAGATTGCCAATAAGATTGTAAATGCTGATCTTAAAAATATACAAGAGTTTCTATCAAATGTTGATTTTAAACAGATAGATGAGGCTATTGAGATTATAGACAAGGGGAAAAAGATTTACTCTATCGGTATGGGATCAAGTAGATCTATATCTCAATTTTTGTATTGGCAACTAAAGAGATTGGGATATAATACAGAGGCTGTCAATGAAGGGGGACTTGGACTTTTTGAAACTCTTTCCCATTCTAAAAAAGGTGATGTTGTTATACTATTTGCCTTCCCAAGATTTTTAAATGATGAAATAAAAGCTATTAAATTAGCAAAAGAGAGAAAGATTAAGACAATACTGATTACAAGTAATATCTTCTCTGAAATTAGCTTTTTAAGTGATGTTTCATTTAAAGTTTCAGTTGAAAACAATGGATTTTTCAACTCATATATAGTGCCTATGGAGCTATGTAATATAATACTTACAGCCCTTTTTGAGAAAAATAAGAACTCATTGATGATAGAGTGGAAAGAGAATAGTTTAATAAAGGATTTTCTTTTTGCTAATGATTAA